A portion of the Chloroflexota bacterium genome contains these proteins:
- a CDS encoding ATP-binding cassette domain-containing protein, which yields MNPSPSDRVSGATPVATGSVVAFEHVTKRYGNGPPAVTDLSLEIRAGEICVLVGPSGCGKTTTMKMVNRLVEPTSGRVTIDGADVASLPSVDLRRRIGYVIQQVGLFPHLTVAENVAVVPRLLGWSEARITERVEELLELVGLDPGAYRSRYPAVLSGGERQRVGVARAMAADPSVLLMDEPFGAVDPIRRERLQNEFLRLQARLRKTIVFVTHDVDEAIKMADRIAILQVGGVLAQYDSPDRLLAAPASPFVEHFVGADRGLKRLSLARVRDLPLESPVTVAVGESFAAARRQLPDGTTWALVTDARQRPLGWIAAHDLAGDGMVDAAMAVPGSTLLQPESTLRDALSAMLVSSVQLGVVVDEHDAVLGVISVAAISRTLQDSAGSPPP from the coding sequence GTGAACCCCTCGCCCAGCGACCGCGTGTCCGGAGCCACTCCGGTCGCCACTGGCTCGGTCGTCGCGTTCGAGCACGTCACGAAGCGCTACGGGAACGGCCCGCCTGCGGTGACCGACCTCTCGCTCGAGATCCGCGCCGGGGAGATCTGCGTGCTGGTCGGCCCGTCGGGGTGCGGCAAGACGACGACCATGAAGATGGTCAACCGCCTGGTCGAGCCGACCTCGGGTCGGGTCACGATTGATGGGGCTGATGTCGCGTCCCTGCCGTCGGTCGACCTGCGCCGACGGATCGGCTATGTCATCCAGCAGGTGGGGCTCTTCCCTCATCTGACGGTCGCCGAGAACGTGGCCGTCGTCCCGCGCCTGCTGGGTTGGAGCGAGGCCCGAATCACGGAACGGGTGGAAGAGTTGCTGGAACTGGTCGGGCTCGATCCGGGCGCCTATCGGTCCCGCTATCCAGCGGTCCTGTCCGGCGGCGAGCGCCAGCGGGTGGGAGTGGCCCGGGCGATGGCCGCCGACCCCAGCGTCCTGCTCATGGACGAGCCGTTCGGCGCGGTGGATCCAATCCGCCGCGAGCGGCTCCAGAACGAGTTCCTCCGTCTGCAGGCGCGGCTGCGCAAGACGATCGTGTTTGTCACCCACGACGTGGACGAGGCGATCAAGATGGCTGACCGGATCGCGATCCTCCAGGTCGGAGGCGTGCTGGCCCAGTACGACAGCCCCGATCGCCTGCTGGCCGCCCCGGCCAGTCCGTTCGTCGAGCACTTCGTGGGCGCTGACCGCGGACTGAAGCGCCTGTCCCTGGCTCGCGTCCGCGATCTCCCGCTCGAATCGCCGGTTACGGTCGCCGTCGGCGAGTCCTTCGCCGCGGCTCGCCGGCAACTGCCGGATGGGACCACGTGGGCCCTGGTCACCGACGCCCGACAGCGGCCGCTGGGCTGGATCGCGGCCCACGACCTTGCCGGCGACGGCATGGTCGACGCGGCCATGGCCGTCCCCGGATCCACACTCCTCCAACCCGAGTCGACCCTGCGCGACGCGTTGTCGGCCATGCTGGTCTCCTCGGTCCAGTTGGGCGTGGTGGTGGACGAGCACGACGCGGTGCTGGGGGTCATCAGCGTGGCCGCCATTTCACGGACCCTGCAGGACAGCGCCGGGAGCCCGCCGCCATGA
- a CDS encoding ABC transporter substrate-binding protein gives MRKIRMLAVGATALALLLSACQPGDGSSPSTSSGAPSTPAELPTVIVGSADFDESAIVAEIYAQALEAAGFPVDRHLFFGTRETTLPALESGELNLMPEYIGSLTAALGATADADPAVTFSNLDAALADRGLAAFNFSLGQDYDGFAVTAETAQEFDLETMSDIAPIADQFTWGVPSECAGRDLCEIGLRDVYGIDINTIPRVENLGACSAAMAEALNANAIQVARVCTTQAAIAQYNFAVLVDDLGLNPAQNLAPVVTEELAAAGGDLLESTLNAISAELTTDELSELNLLVSVELQDLAEVAQAWLEDRGLI, from the coding sequence ATGCGGAAGATCCGCATGCTCGCCGTCGGGGCGACTGCGCTGGCGCTGCTGCTCAGTGCCTGCCAGCCGGGTGACGGCAGCAGCCCAAGCACGAGTTCCGGCGCACCTTCGACACCCGCGGAACTCCCCACCGTCATCGTCGGCTCGGCCGACTTCGACGAGTCGGCCATCGTGGCCGAGATCTACGCCCAGGCCCTGGAGGCCGCGGGATTCCCCGTCGATCGCCACCTGTTCTTCGGGACCCGGGAGACGACCCTGCCGGCCCTGGAGAGTGGCGAGCTGAACCTCATGCCGGAGTACATCGGTTCCCTGACTGCGGCGCTCGGGGCGACCGCGGACGCCGACCCCGCGGTCACGTTTTCCAACCTGGATGCCGCTCTGGCGGACCGCGGCCTGGCAGCCTTCAACTTCTCGCTCGGGCAGGATTACGACGGGTTTGCGGTGACCGCCGAGACGGCCCAGGAGTTCGACCTGGAGACGATGAGCGACATCGCGCCGATCGCCGACCAGTTCACCTGGGGCGTGCCCTCCGAGTGTGCTGGCCGAGACCTGTGCGAGATCGGCTTGCGAGACGTGTACGGCATCGACATCAACACCATCCCCCGGGTCGAAAACCTGGGAGCCTGCAGCGCGGCCATGGCCGAGGCGCTCAACGCAAATGCGATCCAGGTCGCGCGGGTGTGCACCACGCAGGCGGCGATCGCGCAGTACAACTTCGCTGTCCTGGTGGACGACCTGGGCTTGAACCCGGCTCAAAACCTGGCCCCCGTGGTGACGGAAGAGCTGGCGGCCGCCGGGGGTGACCTGCTGGAGTCCACCTTGAACGCCATCTCGGCGGAATTGACCACCGACGAGCTGAGCGAGCTCAATCTCCTGGTCAGCGTCGAGCTCCAGGACCTGGCGGAGGTGGCCCAGGCCTGGTTGGAGGACCGCGGGCTGATCTGA
- a CDS encoding 4a-hydroxytetrahydrobiopterin dehydratase, which yields MPYAPLLSSDEIDDAIRALPEWEREGETLVRTVRCPSFRDAMALVNAVADAAEAADHHPDIDIRWRRVTFRLTTKAAGGLTGRDVDMAATIDGLVPADATGLESPGR from the coding sequence ATGCCGTACGCCCCGCTGCTGTCCTCCGACGAGATCGACGACGCAATCCGGGCCCTGCCTGAATGGGAGCGCGAGGGAGAGACCCTGGTCCGGACGGTCCGTTGCCCATCCTTCCGGGACGCGATGGCCCTCGTCAACGCAGTGGCCGATGCCGCCGAGGCGGCCGATCACCATCCCGATATCGACATCCGCTGGCGACGGGTCACGTTTCGACTCACCACTAAGGCCGCCGGGGGCTTGACCGGGCGTGACGTCGACATGGCGGCCACGATCGACGGGCTCGTGCCGGCCGATGCGACCGGACTAGAATCGCCGGGCCGATGA
- the meaB gene encoding methylmalonyl Co-A mutase-associated GTPase MeaB: protein MPELAERLRDAQAGDRRALARLLTDLEDGALPPSELGALIAAGRDAHLVGITGPPGSGKSTLVNALIAAWRSRGRRVGVIAVDPSSPMTGGAIMGDRIRMMDHVADDGVFVRSMASRGALGGLAATTWLAAAALDAAGYDPVVIETVGAGQSEVEIATLAETTVVVEVPEMGDEVQAIKAGLLEIADVIVVNKGDRPGADRAARQLRAMLSTAGGRVSRPAPPVLVSIAIAGDGVEPLREAIEAHRAGRTPEQVRTRAGELLRRAVAARAYERAARSADWAAAVTAVAERREDPFSAADRLLG, encoded by the coding sequence GTGCCTGAGCTGGCGGAGCGGCTGCGCGACGCCCAGGCCGGCGACCGCCGGGCGCTGGCCCGGCTGCTGACCGATCTCGAGGACGGGGCGCTGCCGCCGTCCGAGCTGGGAGCCCTCATCGCCGCCGGACGCGACGCGCACCTGGTCGGGATCACCGGCCCTCCGGGGAGCGGCAAGTCGACCCTCGTCAATGCCCTGATCGCGGCCTGGCGGAGCCGCGGCCGGCGGGTGGGCGTCATCGCCGTGGATCCCAGCTCCCCAATGACCGGCGGCGCGATCATGGGTGACCGGATCCGGATGATGGACCACGTCGCCGATGACGGCGTGTTCGTGCGTTCGATGGCCTCACGGGGCGCGCTGGGCGGGCTGGCGGCCACGACCTGGCTGGCGGCTGCCGCCCTGGATGCGGCCGGCTACGACCCGGTGGTCATCGAGACCGTGGGCGCCGGGCAGTCCGAGGTCGAGATCGCGACTCTTGCCGAGACGACGGTCGTGGTCGAGGTTCCCGAGATGGGCGACGAGGTGCAGGCCATCAAGGCCGGGCTGCTGGAAATCGCCGACGTGATCGTGGTCAACAAGGGGGATCGGCCCGGCGCCGACCGAGCCGCCCGGCAACTACGGGCCATGCTTTCCACCGCGGGCGGCCGCGTGTCGCGCCCGGCGCCGCCGGTGCTCGTCTCCATCGCAATCGCCGGCGACGGCGTCGAGCCGCTGCGCGAGGCGATCGAAGCCCATCGCGCGGGCCGCACGCCCGAGCAGGTCCGCACCCGCGCCGGGGAGCTGCTGCGCCGGGCGGTGGCCGCCCGCGCGTACGAGCGAGCGGCTCGCTCAGCGGACTGGGCAGCGGCCGTGACGGCCGTGGCCGAGCGACGCGAGGATCCGTTCAGTGCCGCCGACCGTCTGCTCGGCTGA
- the folE gene encoding GTP cyclohydrolase I FolE, with protein MDPDAPTSPLEAAVRTLLAEIGEDPDRDGLRGTPGRVRRTLEQLTAGYRTDPETLLQGAAFDVDYDEMVVVRDIELYSLCEHHLIPFFGRAHVGYLPRGTVIGLSKIPRVVDLFAHRLQIQERMTQQIADFLMTRLEPKGVGVVLETTHLCIAMRGVRRPGATMVTSAMLGTFRSDPKTRAEFLTFIGRSSER; from the coding sequence ATGGACCCCGATGCGCCGACATCTCCACTCGAGGCGGCGGTGCGGACCCTCCTGGCCGAGATCGGCGAGGACCCCGACCGCGACGGTCTGCGCGGCACGCCGGGTCGGGTGCGGCGCACCCTGGAGCAGCTGACCGCAGGGTATCGGACTGACCCCGAGACGCTCCTGCAAGGGGCCGCCTTCGACGTCGACTACGACGAGATGGTTGTCGTCCGCGACATCGAGCTGTACTCCCTGTGCGAACACCACCTAATCCCGTTCTTTGGTCGCGCCCACGTCGGATACCTGCCGCGGGGCACGGTCATCGGTCTGTCGAAGATCCCGCGTGTGGTCGACCTGTTCGCCCACCGACTCCAGATCCAGGAGCGGATGACCCAGCAGATCGCCGATTTCCTGATGACCCGCCTGGAACCCAAGGGGGTGGGGGTCGTGCTCGAGACGACCCACCTGTGCATCGCCATGCGTGGGGTGCGCCGGCCCGGGGCGACCATGGTCACCTCCGCCATGCTCGGCACATTCCGCAGCGACCCCAAGACCCGGGCCGAGTTCTTGACCTTCATCGGTCGCTCGTCCGAGCGGTAG
- a CDS encoding cobalamin B12-binding domain-containing protein: MTADASARPIRVLLAKPGLDGHDRGAKVLARGLRDEGFEVIYTGLRQTPEMVADAAEQEDVDVVGLSILSGAHMTLLPRIVELVRGKGLDDVLVAAGGIIPDADVAKLKAAGVAEVFGPGTTIGQVAAYFREHARRRA; encoded by the coding sequence ATGACCGCCGACGCGTCCGCCCGCCCGATCCGCGTCCTGCTCGCCAAGCCCGGCCTGGACGGTCACGATCGGGGAGCCAAGGTGCTGGCGCGGGGCCTACGCGACGAGGGGTTCGAGGTCATCTACACCGGCCTGCGCCAGACCCCAGAGATGGTGGCCGATGCCGCCGAGCAGGAGGACGTCGACGTGGTCGGCCTGTCCATTCTGTCCGGTGCCCATATGACCCTGCTGCCGCGGATCGTGGAGCTCGTCCGAGGGAAGGGACTTGACGACGTGCTGGTGGCGGCCGGCGGGATCATCCCCGACGCCGATGTCGCCAAGCTCAAGGCGGCCGGAGTGGCGGAGGTTTTCGGCCCGGGGACGACCATCGGCCAAGTGGCGGCCTACTTCCGGGAGCACGCCCGTCGGCGTGCCTGA
- a CDS encoding DUF1684 domain-containing protein, with product MNERLDLADWRRRVSALYAELRADADPGPDNLEVFRGVKDELFRNHPQSPIPAAERPAFSGLAYWPHDPALRLTVTLEPDPEAPPLDLPVSTGNPFAFSRIGWVPFEVTGSVQRLGVYWLAGYGGGIFIPFRDATSGTDTYGGGRYLWDSVKGADLGSEGDRLVLDFNYAYHPSCTYDPRWSCPLAPRDNWLAVAIQAGERLDTRLDDRLP from the coding sequence ATGAACGAGCGCCTCGATCTCGCTGACTGGAGACGGCGGGTATCGGCCCTGTACGCCGAGCTGCGCGCCGACGCGGATCCAGGCCCGGATAACCTGGAGGTATTCCGCGGCGTGAAGGACGAGCTGTTCCGCAACCATCCCCAATCACCGATCCCCGCGGCCGAGCGCCCGGCTTTCAGCGGGCTCGCCTACTGGCCGCACGACCCGGCGCTCCGGCTGACGGTTACCCTGGAGCCCGATCCGGAGGCGCCGCCACTCGACCTGCCGGTGTCCACCGGCAACCCGTTCGCATTTAGCCGGATCGGGTGGGTGCCCTTCGAAGTGACCGGGTCGGTCCAGCGCCTGGGGGTCTACTGGCTGGCGGGATACGGGGGCGGCATCTTCATCCCATTCCGCGACGCGACCAGCGGGACGGACACGTACGGCGGCGGCCGCTACCTGTGGGACTCGGTCAAGGGCGCCGACCTCGGGTCAGAAGGGGATCGGCTGGTGCTGGACTTCAATTACGCGTACCACCCTTCGTGCACGTACGACCCCCGGTGGAGCTGCCCGCTGGCGCCGCGCGACAACTGGCTCGCCGTGGCCATCCAGGCCGGTGAGCGGCTCGACACCCGCTTGGACGACCGTCTGCCATGA
- a CDS encoding TPM domain-containing protein — MMVRVLVIVLGGIVVAGLVVSQLIGTNTSPFPDPVFDQAVYDEAGVLDAGAEAALEERIDALEARSGAEAAIYLQVDPSQDFETNLALAEGLMNEWGVGRAGYDDGFVILVSFEEDLVHGVISTYAGSGFKAAYLSVDDQERLINQDMAPDFRAGQVGAGLMAALDVVDAAVTPAATERLQTYRQVNALIGIPGGILALVLTGGTALVAWRRHGDDPELVDSPSVLMAGPPAEMTPPLATVLREGRAGSNALRTLLVELAGGGLIRFRNLDRAKEVKSTDNPDPLTDPALDVLDPPVDRPPPSGPLGEAYRELVVRGGSERSLRREALWGVNQALDPMKRQLEQEAVRLGWLTRLPTPEITRWVFIGVVEAAVGVGAIFLGNTIPMSGLTLVGGALVAGGLVTGAFGTQMSKRTPNGAYVEAMLKAYRRTLEKTLEQARSMAEVVQDPTVRVLADTPDKAVVWGVALGLHQEVGEVLAREMADPQTRAMSQSSGAYYPMWLGSSTASGAGDGGGGLFSGSGIPDIGGMLGTVGSIGSAPSSSSGGGFGGGGGGGGGGASGGF; from the coding sequence ATGATGGTCCGCGTTCTCGTCATCGTCCTTGGCGGCATCGTGGTTGCGGGGCTCGTGGTGTCCCAGCTCATCGGCACCAACACGTCACCGTTCCCCGACCCGGTGTTCGACCAGGCGGTGTACGACGAAGCGGGGGTGCTGGACGCCGGGGCGGAGGCGGCCCTGGAAGAGCGGATCGATGCCCTCGAGGCGCGGAGCGGAGCGGAGGCCGCCATCTACCTCCAGGTCGACCCGAGCCAGGACTTCGAGACCAATCTCGCCTTGGCTGAGGGCCTGATGAACGAGTGGGGCGTCGGCCGCGCCGGATACGACGATGGATTCGTGATCCTGGTGAGCTTCGAAGAGGACCTGGTCCACGGGGTGATCAGCACCTACGCCGGAAGCGGCTTCAAGGCCGCGTACCTGTCGGTCGATGACCAGGAGCGGCTCATCAATCAGGACATGGCGCCCGACTTTCGCGCGGGGCAGGTGGGGGCCGGCCTGATGGCTGCCCTGGACGTGGTTGACGCCGCCGTGACGCCTGCGGCCACCGAGCGGCTGCAGACGTACCGCCAGGTCAATGCCCTCATCGGCATCCCGGGCGGGATCCTGGCCTTGGTCCTGACCGGCGGGACGGCGTTGGTCGCCTGGCGCCGTCACGGGGATGATCCGGAGCTCGTCGATTCGCCGTCGGTGCTGATGGCCGGGCCGCCCGCCGAAATGACTCCGCCGCTGGCGACGGTCCTCCGTGAGGGGCGGGCCGGATCGAACGCCCTGCGCACACTCCTCGTGGAGCTCGCTGGCGGCGGCCTCATCCGGTTCCGGAACCTGGATCGAGCCAAGGAGGTCAAGTCCACCGACAATCCGGATCCCCTGACCGATCCAGCCCTGGACGTGCTGGACCCGCCAGTCGACCGGCCACCGCCGTCGGGCCCACTGGGTGAGGCCTACCGCGAGCTTGTGGTCCGCGGCGGGTCCGAGCGGTCACTGCGCCGGGAAGCGCTGTGGGGGGTCAACCAGGCGCTCGATCCCATGAAGCGTCAGCTCGAGCAGGAGGCGGTCCGCCTGGGGTGGCTGACCCGCCTCCCGACCCCGGAAATCACCCGCTGGGTGTTCATCGGGGTCGTTGAGGCCGCCGTCGGCGTCGGAGCCATCTTCCTGGGCAACACGATCCCGATGAGCGGGCTGACCCTGGTTGGAGGCGCGCTCGTCGCCGGAGGATTGGTGACGGGGGCCTTCGGCACTCAGATGTCCAAGCGAACGCCGAACGGAGCGTACGTGGAGGCCATGCTGAAGGCTTACCGCCGCACTCTCGAGAAGACCCTGGAGCAGGCGAGGTCCATGGCCGAGGTGGTGCAGGATCCGACTGTGCGGGTGCTGGCCGACACGCCCGACAAGGCCGTGGTGTGGGGCGTGGCACTCGGATTGCACCAGGAGGTGGGCGAGGTCCTGGCCCGTGAGATGGCCGACCCACAGACCCGGGCCATGAGCCAGTCCTCGGGCGCCTATTACCCGATGTGGTTGGGCTCGTCTACCGCGTCGGGCGCCGGCGATGGCGGCGGAGGCCTCTTCTCGGGGTCGGGCATCCCCGACATCGGAGGCATGTTGGGGACCGTGGGCAGCATCGGGTCCGCCCCGTCGTCGTCCAGCGGCGGAGGCTTCGGTGGCGGCGGAGGCGGCGGAGGCGGGGGCGCCAGCGGCGGCTTCTAG
- a CDS encoding ABC transporter permease, producing the protein MDFLAEVAAWFTDPASWSGRDAIPARVGEHLALSGVSLLAGLAIALPLGLFIGHTRRWAGAVVAIANVGRAVPSVGILGLALPLTLQLGWGIGVPPTLLALTVLAIPPIVLNAYVGIRDVEPDLVEAARGMGMRESQVLRRVELPIALPVILAGVRTASIQVIATATLGAILSTGGLGRYIVDGFARQDYPRMFGGALLVMTLALTSEVLFALAQRSAVSPGLRGASARLPETGAGLAQ; encoded by the coding sequence ATGGACTTCCTCGCCGAAGTGGCCGCCTGGTTCACCGACCCGGCCAGCTGGTCTGGCCGCGACGCCATCCCGGCCCGGGTTGGCGAGCACCTGGCCCTGTCGGGCGTCTCCCTCCTGGCGGGGCTGGCCATCGCCCTGCCCTTGGGACTGTTTATCGGCCACACCCGGCGCTGGGCCGGGGCCGTGGTCGCCATCGCCAACGTGGGGCGGGCGGTCCCATCGGTGGGGATCCTCGGTCTCGCCCTGCCGCTCACCCTTCAGCTGGGCTGGGGCATCGGGGTGCCTCCCACGCTCCTGGCGCTGACGGTGCTGGCGATCCCGCCCATCGTCCTGAACGCCTACGTGGGCATCCGCGACGTCGAACCGGACCTGGTCGAGGCGGCCCGTGGAATGGGGATGCGCGAGTCCCAGGTCCTGCGTCGAGTGGAGCTGCCCATCGCGCTGCCGGTCATCCTGGCCGGGGTCCGGACCGCGTCGATCCAGGTCATCGCCACCGCCACCCTGGGGGCCATCCTGTCCACCGGCGGCCTGGGCCGCTACATCGTCGACGGCTTCGCCCGCCAGGATTACCCCCGCATGTTCGGCGGCGCCCTGCTGGTCATGACCCTGGCCTTGACCAGCGAGGTGCTGTTCGCGCTTGCCCAGCGCTCCGCCGTGTCACCGGGCTTGCGGGGCGCCTCCGCCCGCCTTCCCGAGACGGGAGCCGGCCTCGCCCAATAA
- a CDS encoding ABC transporter permease has protein sequence MTEEAPFFRLDWVLDNLDMLAQRTGEHVVLTLIGVGFGVLIAFPVTLLIHRRRRLIGPVVGFAGILYAIPSLALFGLLIPVTGIGLVTAEIALVSYTLLILIRNGLAGLDGVAPEIVEAATGMGHTRIQQLWRVQLPLATPVIIAGIRIATVTTIGLVAVTALIGQGGLGFVIITIGINRFFPTAILVGVGLSVVLAVLADRGLVLAERALTPWARAGSGEG, from the coding sequence ATGACAGAGGAGGCGCCCTTCTTCCGCCTGGACTGGGTCCTCGACAACCTGGACATGCTGGCCCAGCGCACCGGGGAGCACGTGGTGCTGACCCTCATCGGTGTCGGGTTTGGCGTCCTCATCGCGTTTCCCGTGACCCTGCTCATCCATCGCCGCCGGCGGCTCATCGGCCCGGTCGTTGGCTTCGCCGGCATCCTGTACGCCATCCCCAGTCTCGCCCTGTTCGGCCTCCTGATCCCGGTCACCGGCATCGGGCTCGTCACGGCCGAGATCGCGCTCGTCAGCTACACGCTGCTGATCCTCATCCGCAACGGGCTGGCCGGACTCGACGGCGTCGCGCCCGAGATCGTGGAGGCGGCGACGGGGATGGGTCATACCCGCATCCAGCAGCTGTGGCGTGTCCAGCTTCCATTGGCCACCCCGGTCATCATCGCGGGCATCCGGATCGCGACCGTGACCACCATCGGGCTGGTGGCCGTGACCGCCCTCATCGGCCAGGGCGGACTGGGATTTGTGATCATCACCATCGGCATCAATCGCTTCTTCCCAACCGCCATCCTGGTGGGCGTCGGCCTGTCCGTCGTGCTGGCCGTGCTTGCCGATCGCGGCCTGGTGCTCGCTGAACGGGCTCTGACGCCCTGGGCGCGCGCCGGATCCGGGGAGGGCTGA
- a CDS encoding phosphotriesterase-related protein (phosphotriesterase homology protein; PhP; YhfV; member of a family of proteins related to phosphotriesterase (PTE)) produces MAPRVMTVSGPIPAERVGFALPHEHTKISLWHVPGRFDYWELAADELTVAEELRDFRRRGGHTLVDLTLPGIGRDPDRLRRLANRTGVQIVMGCGWYHAPYYPVEAGIDRRTVDDLADELVGEFEQGVGATGVRPGIIGEIGTDKPWVSAIEERVHRAAARAAQRTGMAITTHGVQSAVGRAQLQIFLDEGVDPQRVVIGHADSWPDLDHYLAILERGANLEFDFLGHRFDPVDEPREPRIVELLVELLDRGFGAQILLSQDVCHDMQLKVNGGFGYTYLQQHFLPALRTAAVGEGELERMTVENPARILTIAEPGSG; encoded by the coding sequence ATGGCCCCCCGGGTGATGACCGTTTCTGGACCGATCCCCGCGGAGCGAGTCGGGTTTGCCCTCCCCCACGAGCACACCAAGATCTCGCTGTGGCATGTCCCGGGGCGGTTCGACTATTGGGAGCTGGCCGCCGACGAGCTGACGGTGGCCGAGGAGCTACGCGACTTTCGGCGCCGAGGCGGACATACGCTGGTCGATCTCACGCTGCCCGGCATCGGCCGCGATCCAGATCGTCTGCGGCGGCTGGCAAACCGCACCGGCGTTCAGATCGTGATGGGATGTGGCTGGTACCACGCGCCGTACTACCCGGTTGAGGCCGGGATCGATCGGCGCACCGTGGACGACCTGGCCGACGAGCTGGTGGGCGAGTTCGAACAGGGGGTCGGTGCGACGGGCGTCCGGCCCGGCATCATCGGCGAGATCGGAACGGACAAGCCCTGGGTCAGCGCCATCGAGGAGCGGGTGCACCGGGCAGCCGCCCGCGCCGCCCAGCGAACGGGAATGGCGATCACCACCCATGGCGTCCAGTCCGCGGTTGGCCGCGCGCAGCTGCAGATCTTCCTGGACGAGGGAGTTGATCCGCAGCGGGTCGTGATCGGTCACGCCGACTCGTGGCCGGACCTCGATCACTACCTCGCCATCCTCGAGCGTGGCGCGAACCTCGAGTTCGATTTTCTCGGTCATCGGTTCGACCCGGTGGACGAGCCACGCGAGCCGCGGATCGTGGAGCTGCTGGTCGAGTTGCTGGACCGCGGTTTTGGCGCCCAGATCCTGCTCAGCCAGGACGTCTGCCATGACATGCAGCTCAAGGTGAATGGCGGCTTTGGGTACACCTACCTCCAGCAGCATTTCCTGCCGGCGCTCCGGACGGCGGCCGTCGGGGAGGGCGAGCTGGAGCGGATGACGGTCGAGAACCCGGCCCGCATCCTGACCATCGCCGAGCCCGGGTCGGGCTAG
- a CDS encoding dodecin family protein — translation MSVARVTELSCTSNESFEDAVRQGIARARRTLRGVKSAWIKEMRVSVGADGELEFQVNILVTFVLED, via the coding sequence ATGTCGGTTGCCAGGGTTACCGAGCTCAGCTGCACCTCGAATGAAAGCTTCGAGGACGCGGTGCGGCAGGGCATCGCCCGCGCGCGGCGCACCCTGCGGGGTGTCAAAAGCGCGTGGATCAAAGAAATGAGGGTCAGCGTCGGCGCGGATGGGGAACTGGAGTTCCAGGTCAATATCCTGGTGACGTTCGTCCTGGAGGACTAG